From the genome of Helicobacter pylori, one region includes:
- a CDS encoding M48 family metallopeptidase, with translation MLDDIPITIQKSKKIKTLSLNITPSLEVILKMPHSCSQARVHAFLKEQKAWIQKTLSAMQEKYSLLHSHLETYHNKILVFDEVKNANDYTLTELKKILKTYLEQKLPLSAQKMQTSYTRFSVRNNAKVLGSCSYHNRLSFALLLVCAQKEAIDYVIIHELAHTIHKNHSKNFWRCVESFCPNYRALREHLKQRVVFYAQLLKRLQP, from the coding sequence ATGTTAGACGATATTCCTATTACCATTCAAAAAAGTAAAAAAATCAAAACCCTGAGCTTGAATATCACGCCCTCTTTAGAAGTGATTCTAAAAATGCCCCATTCTTGCTCTCAAGCTAGAGTGCATGCTTTTTTAAAAGAACAAAAAGCTTGGATACAAAAAACCCTTTCAGCCATGCAAGAAAAATACTCCCTTTTACACTCGCACCTAGAAACCTATCACAACAAAATCCTTGTGTTTGATGAGGTGAAAAACGCCAACGATTACACCCTAACAGAGCTTAAAAAAATCTTAAAAACTTATTTGGAGCAGAAACTCCCTTTAAGCGCTCAAAAAATGCAAACTTCATACACCCGTTTTAGCGTTAGAAACAACGCTAAAGTTTTGGGGAGTTGCTCTTATCATAACCGCTTGAGTTTTGCATTATTATTGGTTTGTGCCCAAAAAGAAGCGATTGATTATGTCATCATCCATGAGCTAGCCCACACGATCCACAAAAACCATTCCAAAAATTTCTGGCGTTGCGTGGAATCGTTTTGCCCTAATTACCGCGCTCTAAGAGAGCATTTAAAACAAAGGGTTGTTTTTTATGCCCAACTGCTCAAGCGGCTACAACCATAA
- a CDS encoding glycosyltransferase family 25 protein, which yields MRVFIIHLSPKTCQNFSLKETHITPLLESLKLQGISYEIFDAIYSKISPTQLHPLILEHLHPSFMIEDLLAFCKNEKHPPCALKNFFYALKHCGKRMGFGELGCYASHYSLWQKCIELNEAICILEDDIIVKERFKESLEFCHQHINELGYIRLMHLEENVAKQKTPVKGVSQILNFKDGIGTQGYVLAPKAAQKLLKYSTKKWVMPIDCVMDRHYWHGVKNYVLEEFAIACDGMNTQNSNTEKQRPKKLPLSIRIGRFLHKSTLQSWIKFLGITQKLIIRKTNH from the coding sequence ATGCGTGTTTTTATTATTCATTTAAGCCCAAAAACCTGTCAAAATTTTTCTTTAAAAGAAACTCATATAACCCCCCTTTTAGAGAGCCTTAAACTTCAAGGAATCTCTTATGAAATTTTTGATGCGATCTATTCTAAAATCTCTCCCACTCAATTACACCCCTTGATTTTAGAGCATTTGCACCCTTCTTTTATGATTGAAGATTTATTGGCTTTTTGCAAGAATGAAAAACACCCCCCTTGCGCGTTAAAAAATTTCTTTTACGCGCTCAAGCATTGTGGGAAGAGGATGGGGTTTGGGGAGCTTGGGTGCTATGCGAGCCATTATTCATTGTGGCAAAAATGCATAGAACTCAATGAAGCGATCTGTATTTTAGAAGATGATATTATTGTAAAAGAGCGTTTTAAAGAGAGCTTGGAGTTTTGCCATCAACACATCAACGAATTAGGCTATATCCGTTTGATGCATTTAGAAGAAAATGTGGCTAAACAAAAAACTCCCGTTAAAGGGGTTTCTCAAATCTTAAATTTTAAAGATGGCATTGGCACTCAAGGGTATGTTTTAGCCCCAAAAGCCGCGCAAAAATTATTGAAATACAGCACGAAAAAATGGGTGATGCCTATAGATTGCGTGATGGATAGGCATTATTGGCATGGGGTCAAAAACTATGTGTTAGAAGAGTTTGCGATTGCTTGCGATGGAATGAATACTCAAAACTCCAACACCGAAAAACAAAGGCCTAAAAAATTACCTTTAAGCATTAGGATTGGCCGTTTTTTGCATAAAAGCACGCTTCAATCTTGGATAAAGTTTTTAGGTATAACCCAAAAATTAATCATCAGAAAAACTAACCATTAG
- a CDS encoding bifunctional 3,4-dihydroxy-2-butanone 4-phosphate synthase/GTP cyclohydrolase II: MILKRVTEALEAYKNGEMLIVMDDEDRENEGDLVLAGIFSTPEKINFMATHARGLICVSLTKDLAKKFELPPMVSVNDSNHETAFTVSIDAKEAKTGISAFERHLTIELLCKDTTKPSDFVRPGHIFPLIAKDGGVLARTGHTEASVDLCKLAGLKPVSVICEIMKEDGSMARRGDKFLSDFAIKHNLKTLYVSDLISYRLENESLLKMFCQEEREFLKHQTQCYTFLDHQQKNHYAFKFKGVKTNGLAPLVRFHPIKEDFDFLTTDAFEVFFKALEYLKREGGYLIFMNTHSKENNIVKDFGIGALVLKNLGIKDFRLLSSSEDRQYKALSGFGLKLVETISL, encoded by the coding sequence ATGATCTTAAAACGAGTTACTGAAGCTTTAGAAGCGTATAAAAATGGCGAAATGCTCATTGTTATGGATGATGAAGACAGAGAAAATGAGGGGGATTTGGTTTTAGCCGGGATTTTTTCTACCCCTGAGAAAATCAATTTCATGGCCACGCATGCTAGGGGGTTGATTTGCGTGTCTTTAACCAAAGATTTAGCGAAAAAATTTGAATTACCCCCTATGGTTAGTGTGAATGATTCTAACCATGAGACCGCTTTCACGGTTTCTATTGACGCTAAAGAAGCTAAAACCGGGATTTCTGCTTTTGAAAGGCATTTAACGATTGAATTGCTGTGTAAAGACACCACCAAACCTAGCGATTTCGTGCGCCCGGGGCATATTTTCCCTTTAATCGCAAAAGATGGAGGCGTGTTAGCGCGCACGGGTCATACTGAAGCGAGTGTGGATTTATGCAAATTAGCTGGATTAAAGCCCGTGAGCGTGATTTGTGAAATCATGAAAGAAGATGGCTCTATGGCGAGGAGAGGGGATAAATTTTTGAGCGATTTCGCCATTAAACATAACCTTAAAACCCTCTATGTCTCTGATTTGATTAGCTATCGTTTAGAAAATGAAAGTTTGCTGAAAATGTTTTGCCAAGAAGAAAGAGAATTTTTAAAACACCAAACGCAATGCTACACTTTTTTAGACCACCAGCAAAAAAACCATTACGCTTTTAAGTTTAAAGGCGTAAAAACCAATGGTTTAGCCCCTTTAGTGCGTTTCCACCCTATCAAAGAGGATTTTGATTTTTTAACGACTGATGCGTTTGAAGTGTTTTTTAAGGCTTTAGAATATTTAAAGCGCGAAGGGGGTTATTTGATCTTTATGAACACGCATTCTAAAGAAAACAATATCGTTAAAGATTTTGGGATTGGGGCGTTAGTGTTAAAAAATTTGGGGATAAAGGATTTCAGGCTTTTAAGCTCTTCTGAAGACAGGCAGTATAAGGCTTTGAGCGGGTTTGGGCTTAAGCTTGTAGAAACGATTAGCCTTTGA